The Nocardioides salarius genome includes a region encoding these proteins:
- the glmS gene encoding glutamine--fructose-6-phosphate transaminase (isomerizing) produces the protein MCGIVGYIGTQQAAPLLLEGLGRLEHRGYDSAGMAVLGTGGALRVAKRSGRVRDLAEEVPARFGGKVGIGHTRWATHGPATDHNAHPHTDVAGRVAVVHNGILDNASSLRAMLADEGVELASDTDTEVLAHLVARSGADTLEGRVADALGAVEGTYGLAVVHADFPDRIVVARNGSPLIVGVGDKEMHVASDLAALVRYTTTVAYLDDGEMATVTAQGFTTYRHDTAQLHRTHRDAARVDVDPAAYEIGEHESFMHAEMLEQPRAAERVLRGRLDERFGTSHLGGLNLDARELRAIRRVKILGCGSAYYVGQMGASMIEELARIPADAEAASEFRYRDPVIEPDTLYVAVSQSGETIDTLLAVQEIRRKGGRVVGLVNVVGSAIARECDGGIYLHAGPEVAVASTKALTTMFLAFSLLALQLGRVRDLSIADGKRLIAGLQQLPEQIQSVLDRDDELAKVAERLAASDSLFFIGRVRGFPVAREGAQKFKEITYRHAEAYQTSELKHGPLALISEDVPTVALVPDDELVERNVAALHEIAARRGPLVVVTHEGVDLGDLSAAPGTHRIDVPRNEREIDPILLTIPLQVLAYHAAKHLGLDADKPRNLAKSVTVE, from the coding sequence ATGTGCGGAATCGTCGGCTACATCGGCACCCAGCAGGCAGCCCCGCTGCTGCTCGAGGGGCTCGGCCGCCTCGAGCACCGCGGCTACGACTCGGCCGGGATGGCCGTGCTCGGCACCGGCGGCGCGCTGCGCGTGGCCAAGCGCTCGGGGCGGGTGCGCGACCTCGCCGAGGAGGTGCCGGCCCGCTTCGGCGGCAAGGTCGGGATCGGCCACACGCGGTGGGCCACCCACGGCCCGGCGACCGACCACAACGCGCACCCGCACACCGACGTCGCGGGCCGCGTCGCGGTCGTGCACAACGGCATCCTCGACAACGCCTCCTCGCTGCGGGCGATGCTCGCCGACGAGGGCGTCGAGCTGGCCTCCGACACCGACACCGAGGTGCTGGCCCACCTGGTGGCCCGCTCGGGCGCCGACACCCTCGAGGGCCGGGTCGCCGACGCCCTGGGCGCCGTCGAGGGCACCTACGGCCTGGCGGTCGTGCACGCCGACTTCCCCGACCGCATCGTGGTGGCCCGCAACGGCAGCCCCCTGATCGTCGGCGTCGGCGACAAGGAGATGCACGTGGCCAGCGACCTGGCCGCCCTGGTGCGCTACACCACCACCGTCGCCTACCTCGACGACGGCGAGATGGCCACGGTGACCGCGCAGGGCTTCACCACCTACCGCCACGACACCGCCCAGCTGCACCGCACCCACCGTGACGCCGCCCGCGTCGACGTCGACCCGGCGGCGTACGAGATCGGCGAGCACGAGTCGTTCATGCACGCCGAGATGCTCGAGCAGCCCCGCGCCGCCGAGCGGGTGCTGCGCGGCCGGCTCGACGAGCGCTTCGGCACCTCCCACCTGGGCGGGCTCAACCTCGACGCCCGCGAGCTGCGGGCCATCCGGCGCGTCAAGATCCTCGGCTGCGGCTCCGCCTACTACGTCGGGCAGATGGGCGCCTCGATGATCGAGGAGCTGGCCCGCATCCCCGCCGACGCCGAGGCGGCCAGCGAGTTCCGCTACCGCGACCCGGTCATCGAGCCCGACACGCTCTACGTGGCGGTCAGCCAGTCGGGCGAGACCATCGACACCCTGCTCGCGGTGCAGGAGATCCGCCGCAAGGGCGGGCGCGTGGTCGGCCTGGTCAACGTCGTGGGCAGCGCGATCGCGCGCGAGTGCGACGGCGGCATCTACCTGCACGCCGGCCCCGAGGTGGCCGTGGCCAGCACCAAGGCGCTGACCACGATGTTCCTGGCCTTCTCGCTGCTGGCCCTGCAGCTGGGCCGGGTGCGCGACCTGTCGATCGCCGACGGCAAGCGGCTCATCGCCGGCCTGCAGCAGCTGCCCGAGCAGATCCAGTCGGTCCTCGACCGCGACGACGAGCTCGCGAAGGTCGCCGAGCGGCTCGCCGCCAGCGACAGCCTCTTCTTCATCGGCCGGGTGCGCGGCTTCCCCGTGGCCCGCGAGGGCGCCCAGAAGTTCAAGGAGATCACCTACCGCCACGCCGAGGCGTACCAGACCTCCGAGCTCAAGCACGGCCCGCTCGCGCTGATCAGCGAGGACGTGCCGACCGTGGCGCTGGTGCCCGACGACGAGCTGGTCGAGCGCAACGTCGCGGCCCTGCACGAGATCGCCGCGCGCCGGGGCCCGCTGGTCGTGGTCACCCACGAGGGCGTCGACCTCGGCGACCTGTCGGCGGCGCCCGGCACGCACCGCATCGACGTGCCGCGCAACGAGCGCGAGATCGACCCGATCCTGCTCACCATCCCGCTGCAGGTGCTGGCCTACCACGCCGCCAAGCACCTGGGTCTCGACGCCGACAAGCCGCGCAACCTGGCCAAGTCGGTCACCGTGGAGTGA
- a CDS encoding MFS transporter: MSSPASTADPDLRGAGLQRSLVALIQVLGLAVWFSATAIAPTLRGEWGLGDTSVVWLTGAVQIGFVVGALTSSVLNLPDRMPPQRLVALCAFGAAGSTALLAAAADGLWLALPLRFLTGAFLAGVYPVGMKLMASWSLPVDRGRAFGVLVGSLTLGSALPHLISASGPLPWRAVMLTASALTLGAGVVALTVLRPGPLLAPGQRPRARHALAGLRTRAPLLANLGYFGHMWELYALWTWLPAFLVHQPAWALSGAGVSALTFLTVGVAGLVGALLGGWGADRYGRSPAAVAAMATSAGCCLLAPLLWSGSPALLVVFLLVWGASVIADSGVFSTALSESADQRYVGTALSVQTAIGFTLSVVTIQLLPLLADAVGWRWAFWLLAPGPALGALAMLQLGRLGRVTGRGRVRAPRRS; this comes from the coding sequence GTGAGCAGCCCGGCGAGCACCGCGGACCCCGACCTGCGCGGGGCCGGTCTCCAGCGCTCGTTGGTCGCGCTGATCCAGGTGCTCGGCCTGGCGGTGTGGTTCTCGGCCACCGCGATCGCGCCGACGCTGCGCGGCGAGTGGGGCCTGGGCGACACCTCGGTGGTGTGGCTGACCGGGGCCGTGCAGATCGGCTTCGTCGTGGGCGCGCTGACCTCGAGCGTGCTCAACCTGCCCGACCGGATGCCGCCGCAGCGGCTGGTGGCGCTGTGCGCCTTCGGCGCGGCGGGCTCGACCGCCCTGCTGGCCGCGGCCGCCGACGGGCTGTGGCTCGCGCTGCCGCTGCGCTTCCTGACCGGGGCGTTCCTGGCCGGGGTCTACCCGGTCGGGATGAAGCTGATGGCGTCGTGGTCGCTGCCGGTCGACCGCGGCCGCGCCTTCGGCGTGCTGGTCGGGTCGCTGACCCTGGGCTCGGCGCTGCCGCACCTGATCAGCGCCTCGGGCCCGCTGCCGTGGCGCGCGGTGATGCTGACGGCCTCGGCGCTCACCCTCGGCGCCGGCGTCGTGGCGCTCACGGTGCTGCGTCCCGGCCCGCTGCTGGCCCCCGGTCAGCGCCCGCGGGCCCGGCACGCGCTGGCGGGGCTGCGCACCCGGGCCCCCCTGCTGGCCAACCTGGGCTACTTCGGGCACATGTGGGAGCTTTACGCCCTCTGGACCTGGCTGCCGGCCTTCCTGGTGCACCAGCCCGCGTGGGCGCTCTCGGGCGCCGGCGTGAGCGCGCTGACCTTCCTGACCGTCGGGGTCGCCGGGCTGGTGGGCGCGCTGCTGGGCGGGTGGGGCGCCGACCGCTACGGCCGCTCCCCCGCCGCCGTGGCCGCGATGGCCACCAGCGCGGGCTGCTGCCTGCTGGCCCCGCTGCTGTGGTCGGGCAGCCCCGCGCTGCTGGTGGTCTTCCTGCTGGTGTGGGGCGCGTCGGTGATCGCCGACTCCGGCGTCTTCTCCACGGCGCTGAGCGAGAGCGCCGACCAGCGCTACGTCGGCACCGCGCTGAGCGTGCAGACCGCGATCGGCTTCACGCTCTCGGTGGTGACCATCCAGCTGCTGCCTCTGCTCGCCGACGCCGTCGGGTGGCGGTGGGCGTTCTGGCTGCTGGCCCCCGGGCCCGCCCTGGGTGCGCTGGCGATGCTGCAGCTGGGCCGCCTGGGCCGGGTGACCGGGCGGGGGCGGGTCAGGGCACCTCGACGGTCGTGA
- a CDS encoding DEAD/DEAH box helicase — translation MAVTSSDTDPTTVDEQVPTFVDLGLSEPVLKALSDVGYETPSAIQAATIPTLLEGRDVVGLAQTGTGKTAAFALPILSNLDVAQKSPQALVLAPTRELALQVCEAFEKYAARMRGVHVLPVYGGQAYGVQLSALRRGVHVVVGTPGRIMDHLEKGTLDLSQLRFLVLDEADEMLNMGFAEDVETILADTPDDKQVALFSATMPAQIRRLSKKYLSDPAEITVKRSATTAANITQRYLTVSYPQKVDALTRILEVENFEGMIVFVRTKNETETLAEKLRARGYSAAAINGDVAQAQRERTVNQLKAGKLDILVATDVAARGLDVERISHVVNYDIPTDTESYVHRIGRTGRAGRTGDAISFITPRERYLLKHIEKATKQPLTQMQLPTAEDVNTTRLARFDDQITEALADTATIDRFRDVVAHYVREHDVPEVDVAAALAVLSQGETPLLIDPEADRARAQREERRSAPSGRDERSGQARAERAPRRGGDANLATYRINVGKRHKVEPRQIVGALANEGGLSRSDFGKIQIRPDFSLVELPADLGPEVFSALADTRISGKLIELRADNGPRGGGSRPPRGDKPAGDFDRRKPRHKKP, via the coding sequence ATGGCAGTGACTTCCTCTGACACCGACCCCACGACCGTCGACGAGCAGGTGCCGACCTTCGTCGATCTCGGTCTGTCCGAGCCGGTGCTCAAGGCACTGTCCGACGTGGGCTACGAGACCCCCTCGGCCATCCAGGCCGCGACGATCCCGACCCTCCTCGAGGGCCGCGACGTCGTCGGACTGGCGCAGACCGGCACCGGCAAGACCGCCGCGTTCGCGCTGCCGATCCTCTCGAACCTCGACGTCGCGCAGAAGAGCCCGCAGGCGCTGGTGCTCGCCCCCACCCGCGAGCTCGCCCTGCAGGTCTGCGAGGCGTTCGAGAAGTACGCCGCCCGCATGCGCGGCGTGCACGTGCTGCCCGTCTACGGCGGCCAGGCCTACGGCGTGCAGCTCTCGGCGCTGCGCCGCGGCGTCCACGTGGTCGTCGGCACCCCCGGCCGGATCATGGACCACCTCGAGAAGGGCACGCTCGACCTGTCGCAGCTGCGCTTCCTGGTGCTCGACGAGGCCGACGAGATGCTCAACATGGGCTTTGCCGAGGACGTCGAGACGATCCTGGCCGACACCCCCGACGACAAGCAGGTGGCGCTGTTCTCGGCCACCATGCCCGCGCAGATCCGCCGGCTGTCCAAGAAGTACCTGTCGGACCCGGCCGAGATCACGGTCAAGCGCAGCGCGACCACCGCGGCCAACATCACCCAGCGCTACCTCACGGTCTCCTACCCGCAGAAGGTCGACGCGCTGACGCGCATCCTCGAGGTCGAGAACTTCGAGGGGATGATCGTCTTCGTCCGCACCAAGAACGAGACCGAGACCCTGGCCGAGAAGCTGCGGGCCCGCGGCTACTCCGCGGCCGCCATCAACGGCGACGTCGCCCAGGCCCAGCGCGAGCGCACCGTCAACCAGCTCAAGGCCGGCAAGCTCGACATCCTGGTCGCCACCGACGTCGCCGCCCGCGGCCTCGACGTCGAGCGGATCAGCCACGTCGTCAACTACGACATCCCCACCGACACCGAGTCCTACGTGCACCGCATCGGCCGCACCGGCCGCGCGGGTCGCACCGGTGACGCGATCTCGTTCATCACCCCGCGCGAGCGCTACCTGCTCAAGCACATCGAGAAGGCCACCAAGCAGCCGCTGACCCAGATGCAGCTGCCGACCGCCGAGGACGTCAACACCACCCGGCTGGCGCGCTTCGACGACCAGATCACCGAGGCGCTGGCCGACACCGCGACCATCGACCGCTTCCGCGACGTGGTGGCCCACTACGTGCGCGAGCACGACGTGCCCGAGGTCGACGTGGCTGCGGCCCTGGCGGTGCTCTCGCAGGGCGAGACCCCGCTGCTGATCGACCCCGAGGCCGACCGGGCCCGCGCCCAGCGCGAGGAGCGCCGCTCCGCGCCGAGCGGGCGCGACGAGCGCTCCGGCCAGGCCCGCGCCGAGCGGGCCCCGCGCCGCGGCGGCGACGCCAACCTGGCGACGTACCGCATCAACGTGGGCAAGCGCCACAAGGTCGAGCCGCGCCAGATCGTGGGTGCGCTGGCCAACGAGGGCGGCCTCTCGCGCAGCGACTTCGGCAAGATCCAGATCCGGCCCGACTTCTCGCTCGTCGAGCTGCCGGCCGACCTGGGCCCCGAGGTGTTCTCGGCGCTGGCCGACACGCGCATCTCGGGCAAGCTGATCGAGCTGCGCGCCGACAACGGTCCCCGCGGCGGCGGCTCCCGCCCGCCGCGCGGCGACAAGCCCGCGGGCGACTTCGACCGCAGGAAGCCGCGCCACAAGAAGCCCTGA
- a CDS encoding GNAT family N-acetyltransferase: MSTRTAGPALPPGLRTRPLVLDDAEAVTALVRAEETVDLGAPEVDVEDIRSDWLRPSYDIATSTIGVEDPEGRLVGYVDHAGDDVAYAAVDPAHQGRGIGTWLAAWVQQRARERGATRIGSQVPQGSAADRLMADLGYRERWTAWDLELPDDVRLPDAPLPAGHTLRDATAADHEAAWTLLEDCFLEWAQRPRQPLADFGARIWGREGHQPWNLRLLHDGAGELVGATHVHLSGAGGYVAKVGVRRERRGQGPAAAMLVDAFALARRHGATRCYLSTDSRTGALGLYEHVGMVVSSTWVNRAIDL, encoded by the coding sequence ATGAGCACCCGCACCGCCGGCCCGGCCCTGCCGCCGGGGCTGCGCACCCGGCCCCTCGTCCTCGACGACGCCGAGGCCGTCACCGCCCTGGTGCGCGCCGAGGAGACCGTCGACCTCGGGGCGCCCGAGGTCGACGTCGAGGACATCCGCTCCGACTGGCTGCGGCCCAGCTACGACATCGCCACCAGCACCATCGGGGTCGAGGACCCCGAGGGACGCCTGGTCGGGTACGTCGACCACGCCGGTGACGACGTCGCCTACGCCGCGGTCGACCCCGCCCACCAGGGCCGCGGCATCGGCACCTGGCTCGCGGCCTGGGTCCAGCAGCGGGCCCGCGAGCGCGGCGCCACCCGCATCGGCAGCCAGGTGCCGCAGGGCAGCGCCGCCGACCGGCTGATGGCCGACCTCGGCTACCGCGAGCGCTGGACGGCCTGGGACCTCGAGCTGCCCGACGACGTACGCCTTCCCGACGCGCCGCTGCCGGCCGGGCACACCCTGCGCGACGCCACCGCCGCCGACCACGAGGCGGCCTGGACGCTGCTCGAGGACTGCTTCCTCGAGTGGGCGCAGCGGCCCCGCCAGCCGTTGGCCGACTTCGGCGCCCGCATCTGGGGCCGGGAGGGCCACCAGCCCTGGAACCTGCGCCTGCTCCACGACGGCGCCGGCGAGCTGGTCGGCGCCACGCACGTGCACCTGTCCGGCGCGGGCGGCTACGTCGCCAAGGTCGGCGTACGCCGCGAGCGACGGGGGCAGGGCCCGGCCGCGGCCATGCTGGTCGACGCCTTCGCGCTGGCCCGTCGGCACGGCGCGACCCGCTGCTACCTGTCCACCGACTCGCGCACCGGCGCGCTCGGGCTCTACGAGCACGTCGGCATGGTGGTCTCCTCGACCTGGGTGAACCGCGCGATCGACCTCTGA
- a CDS encoding YceI family protein, whose translation MAIFRKNTTTDTTGTTSATSTAPAAGFDAPTSVLEDISGDYTIDASHSRLGFSARHAMVTTVRGHFTDWSGTAHVDTADPAASSVSLTIKAASIDTGSADRDGHLVSADFFDAETHPDITFVSTSVARDGADWAITGDLTIKGTARPVTIEFEPTGSAQDPFGNVRIGFEGGTAINRKDWGLTWNAALETGGVLVSEKIKLDFDVSAIRNA comes from the coding sequence ATGGCCATCTTCCGCAAGAACACCACCACCGACACGACCGGCACGACCAGCGCGACCAGCACCGCCCCGGCCGCCGGCTTCGACGCCCCCACCAGCGTCCTCGAGGACATCTCGGGCGACTACACCATCGACGCCAGCCACAGCCGCCTGGGCTTCAGCGCCCGGCACGCGATGGTCACCACCGTGCGCGGCCACTTCACCGACTGGTCGGGCACCGCCCACGTCGACACCGCCGACCCGGCCGCCTCCTCGGTCAGCCTCACCATCAAGGCCGCCTCGATCGACACCGGCAGCGCCGACCGCGACGGGCACCTCGTCTCGGCCGACTTCTTCGACGCCGAGACCCACCCCGACATCACGTTCGTCTCCACCTCCGTGGCCCGCGACGGCGCCGACTGGGCCATCACCGGCGACCTGACCATCAAGGGCACCGCCCGCCCGGTCACCATCGAGTTCGAGCCCACCGGCTCGGCCCAGGACCCCTTCGGCAACGTGCGCATCGGCTTCGAGGGCGGCACCGCCATCAACCGCAAGGACTGGGGCCTGACCTGGAACGCCGCGCTCGAGACCGGTGGCGTGCTCGTCTCCGAGAAGATCAAGCTCGACTTCGACGTCTCCGCGATCCGCAACGCCTGA